In Shewanella sp. MR-4, the genomic stretch CTAACAGAGCTTGCCACAGGGCTTCGGCTTCAGTTTCTGGCACGATGATCTCGTAGCCCACTTCACCTGTGTAACCAGTGGTCGCAATAAACAGAGAGCCTGCTTGCTTACCGAAGAAAGGTTTCATGCCTTCGATGGCGGCATTTTGATCGCTACTGAATACGGCGGCGGCTTTAGCCTTAGCGTTAGGACCTTGAACGGCGATCATCGCCAGCTCAGGACGCTCAGTCACTGTGACATCAAAACCTTGGGATTGTTTGGCGATCCACGCTAAGTCTTTTTCGCGGGTCGCGCTGTTGACGACAACACGGTAGAAAGTGTCGGTCAGGTAGTAAGTGATCAGGTCGTCGATGATGCCGGCATTGTCATCTAACATGCCGCCGTATAAGGCTTTACCAGGAACTTTAAGTTTGGCCACATCGTTTGCCAGCAACTTACGGAGGAATGCACAAGCGTCGGTTCCGGTCACATCAACCACAGTCATGTGGGACACGTCGAACATACCTGCGTCTTGACGCACGGCGTGGTGTTCTTCGATTTGTGAACCATAGTTGAGGGGCATATCCCAACCGTGGAAGTCGACCATCTTAGCGTTTGATTCTAAGTGCTTGTTAAACAGAACAGTTTTATTAGCCATTGTTATCCCTTTTTTGCGGCCTTCTTCAGGTCTCTGCCTAGCGTAGGGTGATACAAATCCGGCTAAATATCTGGCTAATCGGCATTTCACTTCCACGATGCATCAATTTGAAAGGTGATTCTTTCTGTATCAATGCGTCTGTCACTGCAACGCCTGATTTCGCTCTGAATTAATCAGATATTTATCGTGATTGGTATAAGTACTAGGGTCTAAAATGCGGCGAAATTATACCTTGCGTCACAAATTTGTATACAGGAGATTTTTCTAATCCGAAGCCAGTGTCATTAGATTTTCTCATCTTTAACATGTAATTTTTTTACATACGAAAGCGAGATTTGCGCAGCCTGCAATCAAATCGCTGATATTATCAGCAATTATGATTACATTAGCGCAACCGAGGCTAGCGACATAACTTGGGGAGTGAGGACTTATTGCCCATGGCCTGTTGCATGAACACTGTTTTCAGCCCAGCGACATTATCAACGAGGTTGAGTCCCAGATCGCGAATGGCTTTTTTAAGGGGATTGCTACCCTCGAACAGGCGCTTAAAGCCTTCCATCGCCGCAATCATCTCCATCGCATCCGCCTTGCGCCAACGCTCAAGGGCGCGCAGCTGGGCATAATCACCGATATCTTTACCCGCCTCGTGTAGCTCGCCGATGAC encodes the following:
- the gcvT gene encoding glycine cleavage system aminomethyltransferase GcvT; the encoded protein is MANKTVLFNKHLESNAKMVDFHGWDMPLNYGSQIEEHHAVRQDAGMFDVSHMTVVDVTGTDACAFLRKLLANDVAKLKVPGKALYGGMLDDNAGIIDDLITYYLTDTFYRVVVNSATREKDLAWIAKQSQGFDVTVTERPELAMIAVQGPNAKAKAAAVFSSDQNAAIEGMKPFFGKQAGSLFIATTGYTGEVGYEIIVPETEAEALWQALLDQGVKPCGLGARDTLRLEAGMNLYGLDMDETINPLAANMGWTIAWEPTDRDFIGRKALEALRDAGTDKLVGLVMEEKGVLRHDMPVFFTDAAGVEQQGVITSGTFSPTLGYSIAMARVPNSIGDTAEVEMRKKRVAVRVVAPNFVRNGKQAF